The genome window aatcacagtgtcaccagcaaagcacccccacaccgtcatacctcctccatgcttgacggtgggaaccaaacatgcggagatcatccgttcacttcctctgcgtctcacaaagacacggcagttggaaccaaaaatctcaaatttggactcagaccaaaggacagatttccaccggtctcatgtccattgctcatgtttcttggcccaagcaagtcttatcggtgtccttttagtattgttttctttgcagcaatttgaccattaaggcctgattcatgcagtgtcctctgaacagttgatgttgaggtgtgtgtgttacttgaactctgaagcatttatttgggctggtaaCTAATAAaactatcctctgcagcagaggtaactctggtcttcctttcctgtggcggtcctcaggagagccagtttcaacatagtgcttgatggattttgcaactgcacttgaaaaaaaattcaaagttcttgacattttccagattgactgaccttcatgtcttaaagtaattatggactgtcgtttctctttgcttatttgagctgttcttgccataatatggacttggtcttttaccaaatagggctatcttctgtataccacccctaccatgtcacaacaactgatttgctcaaatgcattaaggaaagaaattccacaaattaacaaggcacacctgttaatttaaatgcattctaggtgactacctcatgaagctggtttagagaatgccaagactgggtggctactttgatgaatctcattttgatttgtttaacatttttttggttaatacatggtTCCATACAGTGCACTCCACTAATATTGGCATCCTTGATAAATATGTGCAAGATGGGCTGTGAAAATATTTTCTTTGCTGTTCATCCTTTTGGTATTTCATTCAAATTATTCACAAAAATATCTAATATTCACAAACCTTTAATTTTAGTAAAATTTATTGGAAAGAAAAATTGTGAAATATTTCTCTGAAACATGTGTGccacaattattggcacccctatgAATTCTTATGAGTAAAATCTATCTGAAGTATCTTCCCATTCATATTTAATATTTTTAAGTTCACCTGAGTGACTAGGAACACTTAAGTGGTAAGCCatgacttcctgtttcactggggtataAATATGAGGTGACACAGGCCAAGTTCCCATagtcatccatcactatgggaaaGACCCAAGAATACAGCAATGATGTGTGACAAAAGGTTGTCAAGCTGTACAAATCAGCAAATGGCTCTAAGAAAATAGCTCAACGGTTGAAAATGCCCATTTCCACCATCAGGGCAATAATTATGAATTTTAAAGCAACTGGAGATGTTAACAATCGGTCTGGAAGAGGACGTGTGTCTATATTGACCCTGCGCACAGTCAGGAGGATGGTTAAGAGTGGCCATTTTTTTTAAGCATCACAGCTGGAGAATTGCAGACATTAGTTGAAGTTTGGGGTCAGAAAGTCTCTAAAACCACAATCAGACACCACCTACATAACCAAAAGTTGTTTGGGAGGGTTGCCATAAAAAAAGCATTTGCGGTCATTAAACAACAAACTCAAGCACCTACAGTTTACCAAATGTTACTGGAACTTTCAATGGGACTGGGTtctatggtcagatgagaccaaaatagaGGTTTTTGGAAACAAACACCAGAGGTGGGTTTGGTGTAGACAGAAAGATAGCCATGCAGAGAAGTACCTCAGCCCCactgtgaagtatggtggtggatctctgatgttgtggggctgtttttcttccAAAGGCCCTGGACAACTTCTTTGGATACATGGTATCATGGACTCCAAGTACCAGCAGATATTAAATCCAAACCTGACTGCCTTTGCTAGGAAGCTTAAACTGGGCTGTGGTTagatcttccagcaggacaatgagccaaagcacatctcaaaatcaacacaAAAATGGTTTGCTGACCACAGAATCAGGGTTTTGCCATGGCCATCCCAGTcccctgacctaaaccccataGAAAACATGTGGCATGAGCTGAAGAGAAGAGTCTACAAGTGTGGACCTTGGAATCTGGAGAGattatgtatggaggaatggtctcagATCCCTTGCCATGTGTTCTCCAACCACATTACACATTATAGGAGAATACTCAGAgctgttatcttggcaaagggaggTTGCACAAAGTGCtgaaggggtgccaataattctggcacatatatgagaaaaacatttgttttgatacattaaaaaaaaaactttcaattggggtgccaatattagtggagggcactgtatgtattatttcatagttttgatgtcttcattattcttctacaatgtagaacatagtaaaagtaaagaaaaacccttaaatgagtaggtgtgtccaaacttttgactggtactgtgttgtatatatacacattttacggacacaatgTATGGGACGtcaacccatcccatctatctctgaaactcatcaATTTAATTTCTATTTTGAGAAATATTTTTAACTGTTCTGTTCCACAAAAATTCTGGacctaaatacattttatgaacacagcatacagtggcttgcgaaagtattcaccccccttggcatttttcctattttgttgccttacaacctggaattacaacggattttgggggggttgtatcatttgatttacacaacatgcctaccactttgaagatgcaaaatgtatttttttgtgaaacaaacaagaaataagacaaaaaaaacagaaacctTGAGCGTACATAACTATTAACCCCCCCattagtcaatactttgtagagccaccttttgcaacaattacagctgcaagtctcttgggatatgtctctataagcttggcacatctagccactgggatttttgcccattcttcaaggcaaaactgctccagctccttcaagttggatgggttttgCTGGTGTAcatcaatctttaagtcataccacagattcacaattggattgaggtctgggctttgactaggccattccaagacatttaaatgtttccccttaaaccactcgagtgttggtttagcagtatgcttagggtcattgtcctgctggaaggtgaacctccgtcccagtctcaaatctctggaagactgaaacaggtttcccgcaagaatttccctgtatttagcaccatccatcattccttcaattctgaccagtttcccagtccctgccgatgaaaaacatccccaatgcatgaagctgccaccaccatgcttcactgtggggatggtgttctcgaggtgacgaggtgttgggtttgtgccagacatagcgttttccttgatggacaaAAAAGCTTAATTTTAGtcttatctgaccagagtaccttcttccatatgtttggggagtatcCCACATGCCgattggcaaacaccaaacatgtttgcttatttttttctggcaactcttccgtaaagcccagctctgtggagtgtacggcttaaagtggtcctattgaCAGATACTCcgatctccactgtggagctttgcagctccttcagggttatattTGTTGCCTCtccgattaatgccctccttgcctggtctgtgagttttggtaggcggccctctcttggcaggtttgtggtggtgccatattctttccattttttaataatggatttaatggtgctccgcgggattttcaaagtttcagatattttttttataacccaaccctgatctgtacttctccacaactttgtccatgacctgtttgaagagctcattggtcttcatagtgctgcttgcttggtggtgccccttgattagtggtgttgcagactctggggcctttcagaataggtgtatatatatatactgagatcatgtgacagatcatgtgacacttagattgcacacaggtagactttatttaactaattatgtgacttctgaaggtaattggttgcaccagatcttatttaggagcttcatagcaaagggggtgaatacatatgcacgcaccactttccagtttttttttgttgaaacaagttattttttaaatttcacttcacaaattttgactattttgtatatgtccattacatgaaatcaatttatattacaggttgtaattcaacaaaataggaaaaacaccaagggggtgaatacttttgcaaggcactgtattttacattagttatcttatTGTTTTTATTCCCACCCTTCAGATCCACTCAGCCCCTCCCATCCATCTCTTAATACCAACCATTTTTTATTTCCATTTGacatatatttttaaactgtgctgtgatgtttcacaaaagttctgaacctctattctcatagtttctacagattgtgcATTAAAGATAATctttttgctaaaagtattatattattgatcgattgactatgactttccAAATCAcacagtattgctatctgcagagttagctccaggttaatgttgcacttcttcaaccattcctggacctgcgaCCAAAAGCaagctacatactgtatatacagtaccaaaacaaatgaccTAATGATTCAGTCACTTCGCAGCAAATTCTGCAGAACTGGGATGGTTATATCTcccatatataacattctattggttgcaagaattttgcaTGAAATTTCAATTGAAAAATTCTGTGTTTTGAATCCGGCATTGTTttgcgtatcagttcataaactatgtgccatggaatcggtacattgaaaatctcttcccaactattttgcaatctatacggcacagctgtacattttttgGTCATTAAATGAAACTGTTATCCTTTTTTtaatcacaattttctttaaccaattttggtcttttatGCAGGGTCagcagacaagttccttaccttTTCCCCCTTTCACTTACCTCTTCCATTTTTTtgcagtaatgctgcaattaTTTGGTTGTagttttgggtagagcagacattcccatatatttttgttagctgcatgtgtgacataactccaccagtcctgtTTATGATATCTATCTTTGTAAattatacctttaaaaaaaaaaaaaaaattgtaataatgtttttttaattaaatgagtATATTTGAGGTTATCCACAATATGTTGCATTcttttttctggtggattaaactgaaatagCAACCAAATTTCTATGACTTTTTAAATAACGATATTTGGAGATGATTTctttttcaaataaccgaaattgagaggttgtaatctgaataaagggaaaaaggccattcttgaacatggggtgagacattcttactgatctgctagagaaccagtttggatttaaatataacttttgtatgactgacgtCTTTAGTGAGAGgcctaatgctttaatatttcatcatttctgccctccaaattcatattcataggcctgtttaattttgtctggcttgcccttccaaataaaattgaatattttttgctcatataatttaaaaaacaggttgTAGGgaagaccataagcaaataggtaaactgggatatgactaatgAGTTAATCAGATAGATTTTCCCACGAATAGTCAGGTATTATCCTTTCTATTGTAGctagatcttatctatttttgctaactttctattcaAATTTATTGTCGTGAATTAATTTTTCTTTTGGGATATGTATacagagtatgtccacatcaccgtcaaataattttattggtaaactacacggtaatgtaaaagctGTATTTTTAGTAATCCAATACGTAATAGTAAACTGATCATAATTTTGTTGTAATCCagaggttagaaaaagtatctagatcctctatgagactgtggagggatccaaattgtgtatttaaaagaaaacatgaataatcagcgtacaatgacacctttgtgtttaagccctggatttctaaccccTAGATATTATTGTTGAATctgattttaacagctaacatttctatGGCAATAAACAGATATGtcaatagtggacaaccttgttttactctgCAAAAGAGTTTAAAACTTTTTGAGacgtagccattatttactattttacacctagggttactatacataacttcaACCCATTTTagaagagattctccaaaatcgaaatattccaggcatttatatataaacacaGGTCATACATTataaaaagccttttcaaaatcagctataaATACCAGACCTGGTTTTCCAgatttttcatagtgttctattgtttccagtacttctcttatattatctccaatgtatcgtccatgtaaaaaaatcAGTCTGATTGGGATGAATAATATCCAATAATACCTTTTTAAATTGTATgcattttgcatcacaacactgaagtgtaagaggcctccaatTGTTTTAATTGACTGGATCTTTATGTTtaccacttggatcctgtttcagtaataatgaaatcagaccttcttgttgagtgtCTGAATCAATTTTTTTGGTGATTTAGCAGacaatcttatccagagcgacttcccGGACCAATTGGGATCAAAGGCATTCTTACTTGCAGGTGTTGGTGAAGATCATGATCGACCAGTCGTCGTGCTCATCTTGAAACTTCTGGATCAGGTGCACTAGGTAGGCatctttcactttctctggtgtCAGGATGTACCTTTGATCCAACTCCTCTACCGTGCGGACCCTATGAGAAAAATACACTTAAAATTGAATTATGTTGAACCAATATAgcacattttgtttttcaaaaaaGAGGAAAGAGCTACTCCATTTGTTGATAATCAAGAGAGAAaataaccttcatttaaccagtCAATTAAATTGAGAATCTTTTCCCACTCAGTTTAGTGTACAATTTACATGTCAAAATGTTTAAAATACACATGGGCATGCAAATGATATACAATTATGGAATAGAACATAAGACAGACATGTCCTGTTTTGAAGAATGAGGTTTACCTCTACATGCATATTTAAGCAACTAATCATGTAATGTACCAATGTAGTGCATCATGTTGTCAGTCATGCTAAGAGCTTACTCGGACTTGCTTTCCCAGAAGAAGGGCTTGTTCATGGCGATGCCCTTGAGTTCCTGTAGTGTGTCTGTGAGGGTGGCACTGAACAGCAGTGTCTGGCGTTTGACAGGCACCGCGGCCAGGATCACCTCCAAGTCTTTGGTGAAGTCTGTGCAGCCTTGCTCAAGCAGGCGGTCGGCCTCATCAAGGATCTACCAGAGACAATGAACATTTGGCCCGTGCATTACAATTAGCATTATGTCACAAAATAAAATGTCACCGTTAGGCTCTATGACTTGTCACATTTTGCAGAAGATATTTAACTAAATTGATTTTTACTTCCTAATAGAAGGCATGCAGACGACCGTGCATCCTGACAAGTACAATGATAAATCAAGAATAGGCTATAAAAAAACAGCAacactaacacggaacccaaactggcTGCGCGCGTACGCCAtcatgcatacatttattttgtccccccacaccaaacgcgatcacgatacgcaggttaaaatatcaaaacaaactctgaatcaTTTAtaataatttggggacaggtcgaaaagcattaaacatttatggaaatttagctagttagcttgcacttgctgttgctagcaaatgtgtcctgggatataaacattgagttgttatttaacctgaaatgcacaaggtcctctactccgccaattaatccacacataaaacggtcaaccgaatcgtttctagtcatctctcttccttccaggctttttcttctcttgactttatattgcgattggcaactttcataaattaggtgcattaccgacACTGAcatcgttcgtctttcagtcacccacgtgggtataaccaatgaggagatggcacgtgggtacccgcttctataaaccaatgaggagatgggagaggcaggacttgcagcgtcaTCTGCGTCATAAATAGAACtgatttctattttagcccttggcaacgcagacactTGTTGGCgcgcgtgagcagtgtgggtgcaataattgaacatagatttctaaatttattttgcaacgcacgCGACGTGAACGGTGTGGTCTGCCTGtaatggggggaaaaaaacattctcAACACATAAGGTCGTTAATAATATAAAGGTAGTTCATAACAGTCTCACTGTTTTGGTTGACAGTGAGACATCCTCACCTAGACAACCTCAAACATAATTGCCGTTGTGGACACATCAATTAATTTCTTCTCCAACAAACTCACCAGAAACTGGATCTTCTTGATGCTGAATGTGTCGGAGCTCCGAATGTGGTCTGCCAGTCTTCCTGGAGTGGCTACAACGACGTGGGGCTTCTTAGAGAGCTCCAAGGCCTGTGTGATCATATCTGTTGGGAACATCACCAGAACATTAGAACATACTGGACGACTGAATAAGAATGCAATGAGAGGCAGTGTTGTTGGTAATCAACATTACCCATTCCACCAACAATGATGCAGTCCCGCAAGCCCATTGGTTTTCCCAGGACTCTAAACTGTTCGGCAATCTGGTAAGCCAATTCCCTGCAAAAGACACAAGtttaaacattacacaacattcAACATTATATACTTGCCTTTTCTAGAAGATAGTTCACAATTATCAAAAGATTCACCAACCTGGTAGGTGTGAGAACTAAACAGAAGATTCCATATGGGTCCTCAGATAATTTCTGTAGCACTGGTAGCACAAAGGCAGCTGTCTTTCCACTGCCAGTCTTGGCACAACCCATACAATCCCGACCTAGACAACAGAGGGGCAAaatcatataaaaaaaaaagtatgttgaTAGCTAGTTTGTTTACTCTCTTGATCAGGTCGTTATTGTAGCTAGAAGTTATGTGTTCTCATTAAACTGCTACCtgggtaaataaaggttaaaccttatatttaaaaaatatatatatacattacaaGAAATAATACATAGTTTGTTAGCAAACGTTAAGTGTTACCTTCCAGAATCGGTGGCATACAGTTTTCCTGGACTTGAGTTGGTTTACTGATCCCCATTTGTTTACATTGTTGAATCAGCCAATCTGACAGACCGAGAGATGAAAAATCCGACATTTTGCAGTTCTCCAAAATTACAGATTGAAAAGTATATATTATACTTGGTTTTGTGAGCCAACGTGTTCAAAATTATCCTCTGAAATCCCAGAAAATCCTCCTCGTGTTATTTTACGTCTGTCGCATTTTGGTGACGTCAATATTGGCTCCTCCTATGGATGACACAATTGATCATATTTTCAACACAGTAGCCAGCAAATGTCTGTATAATGAATGACAAGTTGCTCATGTCTCCGGCGTAaaaatgggagtcgttgtcccaaaacCGGGAAAGCAACAAGCGACAAGtttaggtccaaaataagcccatagaaacgcactGGGTTTATTATTTTGGACATatcttcgcctcttcctctctgcaggCAGTCTATCATCATTGCAGTACAAATGTATTTTGGATCAAAATATTAAACTTCATTAACAGAAGGTATTGCCTCACAAATACTGGTAAAGTATGTCCCAGGAAACAAGTTTGCCGCAAGCAAGGATGTCATTTTAAAAAGTCCATGATCTGGAAACTCACAATCAGGAATTCAGCTTATTTTGTATTAGTTTTTACATAACAGTTAAAAATAATGATACGAATGAATTTATGATCTGATTTACTGGTAAAACAATCATGCAAATGTATGTGTACAGAGGCTGAGGCAACTATATCATACAAATAATGTTATCATGATCTCATTGTGAGCATAATCATTTTTTTCAATATGTCCTTGCTATAGTCATGAGGTGGGAGAAGGCATATGCATCTGGTGGACATCGGGCGTGACTGTTTGGTATAGAAAATACACTCCTACTCAATAACGACTTTACTGAAGTCATTATGGCTGCGTTTACGCAAGCAGCCCGATTCTGATAGTTTTGTTCATAAATTTGTCTTTTGACCGACCAAACAGGCAAAATATAGAAGTGGGCTGGTACGTGTGTACTCAATAGAAAAATCGGTCTTTATTTCAAAGTAAACTCTCCATATTCATTGTACATTTTCCATCCCAGACTTTGTAGCCAATTGTGTTTAATGTTTTATTGTCTTCCATTGGCTAAGCATAAGTGGTCTAGCAAATGGACACAGGTCAAACGTAACTGAGCTAATCAATGCACAGGCTTAAAATAGATTTGTGATAATGTGTTAAAATGTTTGTGTTGTAGAACGCAAGTTTGTTTTCAAACTTTTAATGTTACTCATAGTTGTGTAAGCCTTTTGATTTATATGGTGCATCGCCCACCCCTTAACAGCTATTTATTTTAAATGACATCTCCCACTGCCAACTactcttcaaatcaaattgtatttgtcacatgcgctgaatacaacaggtgtagaccttaccgtgaaatgcttacttacaagcccctaaccaacagtgcagttttaagaaaaataagtgttaactaaaaaatagataagtaaaaaataaaagtaacaaataattaaagggcagcagtaaaataacaaaagcgaggctatatacagggggtaccggtacagagtcattgtgcaggggcactggttagtcaaggtaatttaggtaatatgtacatgtaggtagagttaaagtgactatgtatagataataaactgagagtactgtagcagcagtgtaaaagggggtggggtcaatgcaaatagtctgggtagccatttgattagctgttgaggagtcttatggcttggtggtagaagctgttaagaagtcttttggacctagacttggtgctctgctACCGTTTCCCAtgtggcagcagagagaacagtctatgactagtgtggctggagtctttgacaatttgtttcctctgacaccgcctggtatagagttcctggatggcaggaagcttggccccagttatgtactgggccgtatgcactaccctctgtagtgccttgcggtcggaggccgagcagtttccacaccaagcagtgatgcaaccagtcaggatactctcgatggtgcagctgtagaattatTTTGAGGATCCAtgcaaatctttttagtctcctgagggggaataggcttagtcgtgcactcttcacgactgtcttggtgtgtttggcccATGATaggttgttggtgatgtggacaccaaggaacttgaagctgtcaacctgctccactacagccccgtcgacgagaatgggggcgtgctcggtcctccttttactgtagtccacaatcatgttctgttataatctccacccggcacagccagaagaggactggccacccctcatagcctggttcctctctaggtttcttcctaggttttggcctttctagggagtttttcctagccaccgtgcttctacacctgcattgcttgctgtttggggttttagactgggtttctgtacagcactgagatatcagctgatgtaagaagggctatataaataaatttgatttgatctcctttgtcttgatcacgttgagggagaggttgttatccaggcaccacacggccaggtttctgacctcttccctataggctgtctcatcgttgtcggtgatcaggcctaccactgttgtgtcattggcaaacttaacgatggtgttggagtcatgcctggccatgcagtcatgaatgaacagggagtacggaggggactgagcacacaccctgaGGAGCTcccgtattgaggatcagcgtggcggatgtgttgttacctaaacTTAGCACCTGTGGGCGGCacattaggaagtccaggatctagttgcagagggaggtgtttagtcccagggtccttagcttagtgatgagctttgagggcactatggcacTAATTTCTTACCTTTCTTTCCTGTTGTTCTATTCTCTGTACACTGATCTAATGGCTAGATTCAAGCTTTGCCATAGTTTAATTTGACTGCGGTGGTTTACTAGGTTTCATACATTGCATTTTCTTGTTCCAATTCTCTTTTAAATTTCTAGGACATTATGACATTTCCCACTGGCAGCAGGTGTCTGCAACAGGGTAGGCTGTGTTGTATTTTACCTTTAACATCCATGGTGGCATAATGTTCTTGTAGGTAAAATAGTCATATAAAGTGAAGGCCTGCCATATTGTTTTTCCATAAATACTGTAGATGCCCCATCTGGGAGCATTTCAGCTGATGGTCTTGCATTGCACATTGAGGTCAGAGATCCTTGACTCGAGAGACATTTCTAGATAAACCATCTGTGTTTTGGTTATGTATCTCTGCCTGTATGCCATATTTGATTTATGTCTCTATGATAAGGGCTGGAAAATTATGCATGTGCAGATTGTGCAACTACAATATGGCC of Salvelinus fontinalis isolate EN_2023a chromosome 12, ASM2944872v1, whole genome shotgun sequence contains these proteins:
- the ddx49 gene encoding probable ATP-dependent RNA helicase DDX49, with translation MSDFSSLGLSDWLIQQCKQMGISKPTQVQENCMPPILEGRDCMGCAKTGSGKTAAFVLPVLQKLSEDPYGIFCLVLTPTRELAYQIAEQFRVLGKPMGLRDCIIVGGMDMITQALELSKKPHVVVATPGRLADHIRSSDTFSIKKIQFLILDEADRLLEQGCTDFTKDLEVILAAVPVKRQTLLFSATLTDTLQELKGIAMNKPFFWESKSEVRTVEELDQRYILTPEKVKDAYLVHLIQKFQDEHDDWSIMIFTNTCKNCQILTMMMQKFNFPTISLHSMMKQKQRFANLAKFKSSVFKILIATDVASRGLDIPTVQVVINHNTPGLPKIYIHRVGRTARAGRHGVSITLVTQYDIHLVHSIEGQIQAKLKEYPVEEKEVLNILTQVNVARRECEIKLESTDFDEKKEINKRKQMILEGKDPDVEAKRKAELKKIRSEKKLFKERIQETIQKKHGMQKKLMKQKHIQKKKAVKST